The Deinococcota bacterium genome has a segment encoding these proteins:
- a CDS encoding alpha/beta hydrolase, whose product MILGLVLILPLSVPTPVRAQAATPVPASPVAAGGDFAGLVDIGGRRLYLECQGEGSPTVVLEAGYRSPATVWSDDLVQPEMPRTMVFQDVAAFTRVCIYERPGAGSVIEDVLHPSRSDPVPQPRTAKSVVADLHALLRAAGVPGPYVLVGHSLGGMFVRLYAATYPSEVAGLVLVDAWYEGLQDQLTPAQWAAYVRLNSEVPLELAGYRDYETLDFAAASAVMREAAAARPLASIPLAVLSKGQSFGIPAEGLGFDPDALDRAWARAQEQLATLIPGAHYMVATESAHYVQLQQPELVIDAIRQVVTAVRDPASWSLAAAGGDVADRASDEIIYDLRGGERFLAASTTLDLDTSAQKEE is encoded by the coding sequence TTGATCCTCGGCCTTGTGCTGATCCTGCCGCTCAGTGTGCCGACGCCGGTCAGGGCCCAAGCCGCCACCCCGGTGCCCGCTTCGCCGGTCGCGGCGGGCGGAGATTTCGCCGGCCTCGTGGACATCGGCGGCCGGCGGCTGTACTTGGAGTGCCAAGGTGAGGGAAGTCCTACCGTGGTGCTGGAGGCCGGCTATCGCTCCCCCGCCACCGTCTGGAGCGACGACCTCGTCCAACCGGAGATGCCCCGCACGATGGTCTTCCAGGACGTCGCCGCCTTCACGCGCGTCTGTATATACGAGCGGCCGGGGGCGGGGTCCGTGATCGAGGATGTCCTCCATCCCAGCCGCAGCGACCCCGTCCCCCAGCCCCGCACCGCCAAGAGCGTCGTCGCCGACCTGCACGCCCTCCTGCGCGCGGCGGGCGTCCCTGGGCCGTATGTCCTGGTCGGCCACTCGCTCGGCGGCATGTTCGTCCGGCTCTACGCCGCGACCTACCCGAGCGAGGTGGCCGGGCTGGTGCTCGTCGACGCCTGGTACGAAGGTCTCCAGGACCAGTTGACGCCCGCGCAGTGGGCGGCCTACGTCCGCCTCAATTCGGAGGTGCCGCTGGAGCTGGCAGGCTATCGCGATTACGAGACGCTCGACTTCGCCGCCGCCTCGGCGGTGATGCGCGAGGCGGCCGCCGCCCGACCACTCGCCTCGATACCGCTGGCCGTCCTTTCCAAGGGACAGTCCTTCGGCATCCCGGCCGAGGGGCTCGGCTTTGACCCGGACGCGCTCGACCGGGCATGGGCGCGGGCACAGGAGCAGCTCGCCACGCTCATACCGGGCGCCCACTACATGGTCGCCACCGAAAGCGCGCACTATGTTCAGCTCCAGCAGCCGGAGCTGGTGATCGACGCCATCCGCCAGGTGGTGACGGCGGTGCGCGACCCGGCTTCGTGGTCGCTTGCGGCGGCCGGTGGTGACGTCGCCGACCGGGCGAGTGACGAGATCATCTACGACCTCCGAGGCGGCGAGCGCTTCCTCGCAGCCTCGACCACATTGGATTTAGATACCAGCGCTCAGAAGGAGGAATGA